A window of the Rhizobium brockwellii genome harbors these coding sequences:
- the ftsL gene encoding cell division protein FtsL has translation MLKTFDLVLIGVMTATAAVTYTIKHRAELKLEEVHRLEAEIKLEKDTIDLLKADWALQSQPNRLERLVKAYNDELKLQPTESTALVHAKELPMLKSEVPVPDVTEAKASAKSATEASAKSATVASAKSATVASAKGAPDAAKGAQAAAKAQPIPMPAPRGEAEDADQIETGSVEE, from the coding sequence ATGCTGAAAACGTTCGATCTCGTGCTCATCGGCGTCATGACGGCCACCGCCGCCGTGACCTACACGATCAAGCACCGCGCTGAATTGAAGCTCGAGGAGGTTCATCGCCTCGAAGCCGAGATCAAGCTCGAGAAGGATACGATCGACCTTCTCAAGGCCGACTGGGCGCTGCAATCGCAGCCGAACCGGCTGGAGCGGCTGGTCAAGGCCTATAATGACGAATTGAAGCTGCAGCCGACGGAATCGACGGCGCTCGTGCATGCCAAGGAATTGCCGATGCTGAAATCCGAGGTTCCCGTGCCTGACGTGACGGAGGCCAAGGCCAGCGCCAAAAGCGCGACCGAGGCCAGCGCCAAAAGCGCGACCGTGGCCAGCGCCAAGAGTGCGACCGTGGCTAGCGCCAAAGGCGCGCCGGACGCCGCCAAGGGCGCCCAAGCCGCCGCCAAGGCGCAGCCCATTCCGATGCCTGCGCCACGCGGCGAGGCAGAGGATGCAGATCAGATCGAAACCGGATCGGTGGAGGAATAA
- the rsmH gene encoding 16S rRNA (cytosine(1402)-N(4))-methyltransferase RsmH gives MVANPGGGSTDAGGGPVRHIPVLLEEVIAALAPAPGKLILDGTFGAGGYSSAILAAGAEVIALDRDPTAIASGQAMVATHGGRLKLVHSQFSHLADHAPQGGLDGVVLDIGVSSMQIDEAERGFSFQKNGPLDMRMSVDGVSAADVVNRAKVADLIRIFHFLGEESQAPRIAHAIEKRRAEKPFETTRDLAGLIELVTPRKMKDKIHPATRVFQALRIFVNDELGELAQALFAAETALKPGGRLVVVTFHSLEDRIVKKFFSDRAGKASGSRHLPVAHERAATFAAIGKPMVSASEAEAEINPRARSAKLRAGQRTDAAAEAADMSLFGFPNLASLGKLGG, from the coding sequence ATGGTGGCGAATCCTGGCGGAGGTTCAACTGATGCCGGTGGCGGACCGGTTCGTCACATTCCTGTTCTTCTCGAAGAAGTCATTGCGGCGCTGGCGCCCGCGCCCGGCAAACTCATCCTCGATGGTACATTCGGTGCGGGCGGTTACAGCTCGGCCATCCTTGCGGCCGGCGCCGAGGTGATTGCGCTCGACCGCGATCCGACGGCGATTGCATCGGGGCAGGCGATGGTCGCCACCCACGGTGGTCGTCTCAAGCTCGTTCATTCGCAATTCTCGCATCTCGCCGATCATGCGCCGCAGGGCGGGCTCGATGGTGTCGTGCTCGATATCGGCGTCTCCTCCATGCAGATCGACGAGGCCGAGCGCGGCTTCTCCTTCCAGAAGAATGGACCGCTCGACATGCGCATGTCGGTCGACGGTGTGTCGGCCGCCGATGTCGTCAACCGCGCCAAGGTCGCCGATCTCATCCGCATCTTCCATTTTCTCGGCGAGGAAAGCCAGGCGCCGCGCATCGCGCATGCGATCGAGAAGCGTCGCGCCGAAAAGCCATTTGAAACGACACGCGATCTCGCCGGTCTCATCGAGCTCGTTACGCCGCGCAAGATGAAGGACAAGATCCATCCGGCAACGCGCGTCTTCCAGGCATTGCGCATCTTCGTCAACGACGAGCTCGGCGAACTGGCGCAGGCGCTGTTTGCGGCGGAAACGGCGCTGAAGCCGGGCGGGCGGCTTGTCGTCGTCACCTTTCATTCGCTCGAAGACCGCATCGTCAAGAAATTCTTCTCCGACCGCGCCGGCAAGGCGTCGGGTTCGCGGCATCTGCCGGTCGCGCATGAGCGAGCGGCAACCTTTGCGGCTATCGGCAAGCCGATGGTTTCGGCAAGCGAGGCGGAGGCCGAGATCAATCCGCGCGCCCGCTCCGCCAAGCTGCGCGCCGGCCAGAGGACGGACGCCGCCGCCGAAGCCGCGGATATGTCGCTCTTCGGGTTTCCCAATCTTGCCAGTCTCGGAAAGCTTGGTGGTTGA
- the mraZ gene encoding division/cell wall cluster transcriptional repressor MraZ, translating into MNRFLSNATNRIDAKGRVSVPSAFRSVLAQRNVQELYCFQDFVFPAISIGGPDLLERFERQIAAEDPFSPDANEMSLLIHGGGVFMKLDAEGRLMVTDFIRGFTGISDEVTFVGRADHFQLWQPQAFVAAQAQARGERKLAGKRS; encoded by the coding sequence ATGAACCGCTTCCTTTCGAACGCGACCAACAGGATCGATGCCAAGGGCAGGGTTTCCGTGCCTTCGGCGTTCCGTTCCGTGCTGGCGCAGCGCAATGTTCAGGAGCTCTATTGCTTCCAGGACTTTGTGTTTCCGGCGATCAGCATCGGCGGTCCGGATCTTCTCGAAAGATTCGAACGGCAGATTGCTGCGGAGGATCCGTTTTCGCCGGATGCGAACGAGATGTCGCTTCTCATTCATGGAGGCGGGGTCTTCATGAAGCTCGACGCCGAGGGGCGGCTGATGGTCACGGATTTCATTCGCGGCTTCACCGGTATCTCGGACGAAGTGACCTTCGTCGGTCGGGCGGATCATTTTCAGCTCTGGCAGCCGCAGGCTTTTGTGGCCGCACAGGCGCAAGCACGAGGGGAGCGCAAGCTGGCGGGCAAGCGTTCCTGA